In Bacillus weihaiensis, the genomic stretch TGAAATAGCTTCACCAACCTTTTCATTTTCGGTCTTGGAAGGCTACATAGACGGAACAGTTTATGCCGACTCCAAAGTACCTGAAACAGTGCTAATTGAAACGAACTCAGGTATCTATTACATTGTAGGAGAAACAAACAATGATGATTTCAATGATTTTCTTTTTGACTTATATAGACAAAGGAAAAAGGAGAATTTAAGATTCACTTTATTTTCTTCAACAGAAAATTGGGATACTGTTATCAAACTAAATTTAAAAAATGAAGTAAAACACATGAGCAGGTTTTCTTTTATCTATGAACATAATCAGGAAGCTACTATTAAAGATTTACCTTCTAATGAATATTCTATAAGTGAAATAACCAAAGAGGTCATATTGAATAGTGTAGAATTTAATGACGAGTACTATAAAGAATATTGGGGATCATCATCAAACTTTATTGAAAAGGGTTTTGGTTACTGTATTTTACATAACGGAAAAGTAGTCAGTGAATGCACGTCAATTTTCTCTTCACAAAAATATGCAGAAATTGATATTGCTACTCATAAAGATTATAGAGGGAAAGGTTTAGCATCTATTGTTGCAAAAACTTTTATAGAACATAGTCTTAAAAACCATATCATTCCTAGCTGGGACTGTGATGTATCAAATAAGTCCTCGATAAAATTGGCAGGAAAGTTGGGATTTGGTCATCCTAAAAGATATTCAGTTTTTGTATAAAATA encodes the following:
- a CDS encoding GNAT family N-acetyltransferase yields the protein MVILNQSDFDNVKNGIVFNEIASPTFSFSVLEGYIDGTVYADSKVPETVLIETNSGIYYIVGETNNDDFNDFLFDLYRQRKKENLRFTLFSSTENWDTVIKLNLKNEVKHMSRFSFIYEHNQEATIKDLPSNEYSISEITKEVILNSVEFNDEYYKEYWGSSSNFIEKGFGYCILHNGKVVSECTSIFSSQKYAEIDIATHKDYRGKGLASIVAKTFIEHSLKNHIIPSWDCDVSNKSSIKLAGKLGFGHPKRYSVFV